From Astyanax mexicanus isolate ESR-SI-001 chromosome 13, AstMex3_surface, whole genome shotgun sequence, the proteins below share one genomic window:
- the hrct1 gene encoding histidine-rich carboxyl terminus protein 1 isoform X1 produces MQLTTVFACVSLVISAAAAAQSDYTVACYVDSATRRLFHHVSPSVCTHLVYTSAYIDENSSFKTAAQDPNTGCTSIKTLKERYSTLKALLGVEVKQSRLEQLTQNKASLDSFIDATLKHLKEKNYDGLEMTWVENTASEEPSRSTETLAQFLKELKRQIGEDAELANQSVLVLVSLPARTDHTSAHSDEKAISQFVDFITLLPSSLVEESQIDSAVKYWQEQGVDPQQLIVALPAFLWRSRRREHRRRFDTVNVTPEKMEQPYGPGLMIAKQVCQAIKSGQTELKTLTKLESTQSLGEEVSWLLQKGVGGVGVVALDVDNFAESMCLNCTESEKALLESKTISVPPHHHHHPHGHSPHSRHGHHRGPHHHHPHDREGREPHGQDGASFDANDTGHRHGHRHGRHHHEHHHGHGHHGHGHHGRGGHGERGPYGHHGERGHEGHSHDHHRRHSTA; encoded by the exons CTGCAGCTGCGCAGAGCGACTACACCGTGGCCTGCTACGTGGACTCGGCCACCCGGCGCCTGTTCCACCACGTCAGCCCCTCAGTCTGCACACACCTCGTCTACACCTCCGCCTACATCGATGAAAACTCCAGCTTCAAAACTGCGGCCCAGGACCCTAACACCGGCTGCACCTCCATTAAAACACTGAAAGAGAG GTACTCTACTTTAAAGGCTTTACTTGGTGTGGAGGTCAAGCAGTCAAG GTTAGAGCAGCTGACCCAAAATAAAGCTAGTCTGGACTCCTTTATTGACGCCACACTGAAGCACCTGAAGGAGAAGAACTATGATGGACTGGAGATGACCTGGGTGGAGAACACTGCGTCTGAAGAACCTTCCAGAAGCACAGAGACTTTAGCACAATTTCTAAAG GAACTGAAGAGACAGATCGGAGAAGACGCTGAGCTCGCTAACCAGTCTGTGCTAGTTTTAGTGTCTCTTCCGGCTCGTACCGACCACACCAGCGCCCACAGTGATGAGAAAGCTATCTCACA ATTTGTGGACTTCATCACCTTGCTGCCATCTAGCCTTGTAGAAGAATCACAGATT GACAGTGCAGTTAAGTACTGGCAGGAGCAAGGAGTCGACCCCCAGCAGCTCATCGTGGCATTGCCTGCGTTCTTGTGGAGGTCTAGGAGACGAGAGCACAGGAGACGTTTTGACACAGTCAACGTAACTCCAGAGAAAATGGAGCAGCCCTACGGTCCGGGGCTGATGATCGCCAAGCAG GTCTGCCAGGCTATTAAAAGCGGACAAACAGAGTTAAAGACTTTGACCAAACTGGAGAGTACTCAAAGCCTGGGAGAAGAG GTCTCCTGGCTGCTGCAGAAGGGGGTTGGTGGTGTCGGAGTTGTCGCGTTAGATGTCGACAACTTTGCCGAGTCCATGTGCCTCAACTGCACAGAAAGTGAAAAGGCGCTTCTCGAATCCAAGACGATTTCTGTACCtcctcatcaccatcatcaccctcacggTCACAGCCCTCACTCCAGGCACGGCCATCATCGTGGTCCTCACCACCATCATCCTCATGATAGAGAGGGCAGAGAACCTCACGGCCAGGATGGTGCTTCGTTTGACGCTAATGACACTGGTCACCGTCACGGACACCGGCATGGTCGCCACCACCATGAGCATCACCATGGCCACGGTCACCATGGTCACGGGCATCATGGACGTGGTGGTCATGGTGAGCGTGGTCCATATGGTCATCATGGTGAGCGTGGCCATGAAGGCCATTCCCATGATCATCATAGGCGTCACTCAACAGCTTAG
- the hrct1 gene encoding histidine-rich carboxyl terminus protein 1 isoform X2, whose translation MQLTTVFACVSLVISAAAQSDYTVACYVDSATRRLFHHVSPSVCTHLVYTSAYIDENSSFKTAAQDPNTGCTSIKTLKERYSTLKALLGVEVKQSRLEQLTQNKASLDSFIDATLKHLKEKNYDGLEMTWVENTASEEPSRSTETLAQFLKELKRQIGEDAELANQSVLVLVSLPARTDHTSAHSDEKAISQFVDFITLLPSSLVEESQIDSAVKYWQEQGVDPQQLIVALPAFLWRSRRREHRRRFDTVNVTPEKMEQPYGPGLMIAKQVCQAIKSGQTELKTLTKLESTQSLGEEVSWLLQKGVGGVGVVALDVDNFAESMCLNCTESEKALLESKTISVPPHHHHHPHGHSPHSRHGHHRGPHHHHPHDREGREPHGQDGASFDANDTGHRHGHRHGRHHHEHHHGHGHHGHGHHGRGGHGERGPYGHHGERGHEGHSHDHHRRHSTA comes from the exons CTGCGCAGAGCGACTACACCGTGGCCTGCTACGTGGACTCGGCCACCCGGCGCCTGTTCCACCACGTCAGCCCCTCAGTCTGCACACACCTCGTCTACACCTCCGCCTACATCGATGAAAACTCCAGCTTCAAAACTGCGGCCCAGGACCCTAACACCGGCTGCACCTCCATTAAAACACTGAAAGAGAG GTACTCTACTTTAAAGGCTTTACTTGGTGTGGAGGTCAAGCAGTCAAG GTTAGAGCAGCTGACCCAAAATAAAGCTAGTCTGGACTCCTTTATTGACGCCACACTGAAGCACCTGAAGGAGAAGAACTATGATGGACTGGAGATGACCTGGGTGGAGAACACTGCGTCTGAAGAACCTTCCAGAAGCACAGAGACTTTAGCACAATTTCTAAAG GAACTGAAGAGACAGATCGGAGAAGACGCTGAGCTCGCTAACCAGTCTGTGCTAGTTTTAGTGTCTCTTCCGGCTCGTACCGACCACACCAGCGCCCACAGTGATGAGAAAGCTATCTCACA ATTTGTGGACTTCATCACCTTGCTGCCATCTAGCCTTGTAGAAGAATCACAGATT GACAGTGCAGTTAAGTACTGGCAGGAGCAAGGAGTCGACCCCCAGCAGCTCATCGTGGCATTGCCTGCGTTCTTGTGGAGGTCTAGGAGACGAGAGCACAGGAGACGTTTTGACACAGTCAACGTAACTCCAGAGAAAATGGAGCAGCCCTACGGTCCGGGGCTGATGATCGCCAAGCAG GTCTGCCAGGCTATTAAAAGCGGACAAACAGAGTTAAAGACTTTGACCAAACTGGAGAGTACTCAAAGCCTGGGAGAAGAG GTCTCCTGGCTGCTGCAGAAGGGGGTTGGTGGTGTCGGAGTTGTCGCGTTAGATGTCGACAACTTTGCCGAGTCCATGTGCCTCAACTGCACAGAAAGTGAAAAGGCGCTTCTCGAATCCAAGACGATTTCTGTACCtcctcatcaccatcatcaccctcacggTCACAGCCCTCACTCCAGGCACGGCCATCATCGTGGTCCTCACCACCATCATCCTCATGATAGAGAGGGCAGAGAACCTCACGGCCAGGATGGTGCTTCGTTTGACGCTAATGACACTGGTCACCGTCACGGACACCGGCATGGTCGCCACCACCATGAGCATCACCATGGCCACGGTCACCATGGTCACGGGCATCATGGACGTGGTGGTCATGGTGAGCGTGGTCCATATGGTCATCATGGTGAGCGTGGCCATGAAGGCCATTCCCATGATCATCATAGGCGTCACTCAACAGCTTAG